The stretch of DNA cctcatccacctcatcctcctcatccacctcatcatcctcatccacctcatcctcctcatccacctcatcttcctcatcttcctcatcctcctcatccacctcatcctcctcatccacctcatcctcctcatcctcttcatccacctcatcttcctcatcttcctcatcctcctcatcctcctcatcttcctcatcctctTCATCCACCTCATCTTCCTCATCCACCTCATCcacctcatcttcctcctcctcatccacctcTTCCACCTCATCCGCTTCATCCTTCTCTTCCacctcatccacttcatcctccTTATcaacctcatcctcctcatcttcctcatcCTCCCCATCCACCTCATACTCCTCATTTTCTTCATCCTCCCcatccacctcctcctccccctcttcctcatccACCTAATTTTCCTCCCCCTCCTGCTCATcgacctcatcctcctcatcttaTCCATCCTCCTCATCCACCTCACCCTAtccatcctcctcatcctctccATTCTCCTCATCCACCTCATGCTCCTTATCCACCTCATCCACCTCATCCTCTCCATCCTCCTCACCCTCCCCATCCACCTCATCCTCTCCACCCTCTttatcctcctcatcctctttaTCCTCCTCATGCACCCCTTCTTTCTCATccacctcctccttctcctcctcctccacctc from Hyla sarda isolate aHylSar1 chromosome 5, aHylSar1.hap1, whole genome shotgun sequence encodes:
- the LOC130274596 gene encoding uncharacterized protein DDB_G0271670-like yields the protein SSSSSSSTSSFSSSSSTSPSSSTSPSSSSSSSSSTSSSSSTSSTSSTSSSLSTSSSSSSSSSPSTSYSSFSSSSPSTSSSPSSSST